In a genomic window of Allomeiothermus silvanus DSM 9946:
- a CDS encoding LptA/OstA family protein codes for MKRLATLSLLCLMLVVAQSNNVRVITIDSPNGGTVSGNPRSGPLTFENPKPGGVVGKVKDLQITSSKATLEAPPGKTLDESKGERTATFQETVTVKRDRMTATGPRLVYSEKTGQGVLEGPAKMRQEPKDKEGDPVEVTANKMTFDVDTDISTSEGNVSLKNGRQEGKSDTVYYEEKRGLAVFNDKEQVVLTRRRTDGDLVIRAKEVRSLTEDKRLIATGGVTLVDGNITTTGASLSYDDKTGIAFITGNARSENKKEGLVISGTTLQHNVNKHIVVNYTKPYQLPTADFKRVGEK; via the coding sequence ATGAAACGACTAGCAACCCTCTCACTGCTTTGCTTGATGCTCGTTGTCGCTCAAAGCAATAACGTCCGGGTCATCACCATCGACAGCCCCAACGGGGGCACGGTCTCGGGGAATCCCCGCAGTGGTCCCCTGACCTTCGAGAACCCCAAACCAGGCGGGGTGGTGGGCAAGGTCAAGGATTTGCAGATTACTTCTTCGAAAGCGACCCTCGAGGCCCCTCCAGGCAAAACCTTAGACGAGTCCAAGGGCGAGCGCACCGCTACGTTCCAGGAGACCGTTACCGTCAAGCGCGACCGCATGACCGCTACCGGCCCCAGGTTGGTCTACAGCGAGAAGACCGGTCAGGGCGTGCTGGAAGGCCCGGCCAAGATGCGCCAGGAGCCCAAAGACAAAGAGGGCGACCCGGTAGAAGTCACTGCTAATAAGATGACCTTCGATGTGGACACCGATATCTCCACCAGCGAAGGCAATGTTTCGCTTAAAAACGGTCGCCAGGAGGGTAAGTCGGATACGGTCTACTACGAAGAGAAGCGGGGCTTAGCGGTTTTCAATGATAAAGAACAGGTAGTACTCACCCGCCGCCGCACCGACGGCGATTTGGTGATCCGGGCCAAGGAGGTACGTAGCCTCACCGAGGACAAGCGGCTCATCGCCACCGGTGGGGTTACGCTGGTAGATGGCAATATCACCACCACCGGAGCCAGCCTGTCGTACGATGACAAGACGGGGATCGCGTTCATCACCGGCAACGCCCGCAGCGAGAACAAAAAAGAAGGGTTGGTCATTAGCGGAACCACCCTGCAGCACAACGTAAACAAACACATCGTGGTCAATTACACCAAGCCCTACCAACTGCCCACTGCCGATTTCAAGCGAGTGGGCGAAAAGTGA
- the pheA gene encoding prephenate dehydratase, which translates to MRVAFQGTEGAFSEEALLKTFPEAIPVGFPTFHQVFSAVTTGEAEYGVVPVENTTAGIINQTYDLLLETDLHVIGEIVLKVEHCLLAPKGTTLESIRKVKSHPQGLAQCDGFIARYKLEGIPVYDTAGAARELAEHPEPGMAAIASRRAAERYGLQVVLEGIQDFTGNYTRFFVLSRHDEPRREGPYKTSVVFTTRHRPGELLAALQAFADQGINLVKLESRPRRDPDKPFSPIFYVDFEGHAEDPGPSQALLALLRRASFVKVLGSYPAALDWGLRSK; encoded by the coding sequence ATGCGCGTGGCGTTTCAGGGCACCGAGGGAGCTTTCAGCGAAGAGGCCCTGCTTAAAACCTTCCCCGAGGCTATCCCGGTGGGCTTTCCCACCTTTCATCAGGTCTTCTCGGCGGTAACCACGGGGGAGGCTGAATACGGGGTGGTTCCGGTGGAAAACACCACCGCCGGAATTATCAATCAAACCTATGACCTGCTACTCGAGACCGACCTGCACGTAATCGGAGAAATCGTGCTGAAGGTCGAACACTGCTTGCTGGCTCCTAAGGGCACGACACTCGAGTCCATCCGCAAGGTCAAGAGCCACCCCCAGGGTCTGGCCCAGTGCGACGGGTTCATCGCCCGCTACAAGCTCGAGGGGATCCCAGTCTACGATACTGCCGGGGCAGCCCGCGAACTAGCCGAGCACCCCGAGCCGGGCATGGCCGCCATTGCCTCACGCCGAGCCGCCGAGCGTTACGGGCTGCAGGTAGTATTGGAGGGCATCCAGGACTTCACCGGGAACTACACTCGCTTCTTTGTGCTCTCCCGCCACGACGAGCCACGGCGGGAAGGCCCCTACAAAACCTCGGTGGTCTTCACTACCCGCCACCGTCCCGGCGAGCTGCTAGCCGCCCTGCAAGCTTTCGCCGATCAAGGGATCAACCTGGTCAAGCTCGAGTCGCGCCCCCGCCGTGACCCTGACAAGCCCTTTAGCCCCATTTTCTATGTGGACTTCGAAGGCCACGCCGAAGACCCCGGCCCCTCACAAGCCCTCCTGGCCCTTTTACGCCGGGCTTCTTTCGTCAAGGTGCTGGGTTCGTATCCGGCAGCTTTGGACTGGGGGCTGAGGTCGAAGTAG
- a CDS encoding response regulator, with product MAQILVVDDDPSLRHLLDVLLSATGHQIVEAGSAVEALKFLREHTPDLIIVDVTLPDLDGISLVSRVKNVVRLKTVPVVVISGGSPDLETHAKFVGAEAFLKKPITNKALRETVGVILSKQGVVLPGKSVLTTLEDATPQLRDSLPDEERFRELWCNRKSREALLRSLKNRGWGEEQLERLREWSGAGDRVDLFDLIGHLGYGWPLLKRSERATACMNRLWDHPHADICYYLLHVYTQKGLEAMQPLDILDTPEAKDRGLGGSDKVLAKVGGLKAYLQLLDSLEDQLYSATPTPLGES from the coding sequence ATGGCGCAGATCCTGGTGGTAGACGACGATCCTAGCCTCCGACATCTGCTGGACGTGTTGCTTTCAGCCACCGGACACCAGATCGTGGAGGCGGGCTCGGCGGTGGAGGCGCTCAAATTCCTCCGTGAGCACACGCCTGATCTAATCATCGTGGATGTGACCCTGCCGGATCTAGACGGGATCAGCTTGGTCAGCCGGGTTAAGAACGTGGTGCGGCTGAAGACAGTGCCGGTAGTGGTCATCAGCGGAGGTTCGCCCGACCTCGAGACCCACGCTAAGTTCGTGGGGGCCGAAGCTTTTCTGAAGAAACCGATAACCAATAAGGCCCTACGGGAGACGGTAGGGGTCATTCTCTCCAAGCAAGGCGTGGTGCTGCCGGGGAAATCGGTGCTGACCACCCTAGAAGATGCCACCCCCCAGCTGCGCGACAGCCTCCCCGACGAGGAACGCTTCCGCGAACTCTGGTGTAACCGCAAAAGCCGCGAAGCCCTGCTGCGCTCGCTAAAGAATAGAGGGTGGGGCGAGGAGCAGCTGGAACGGCTGCGCGAGTGGTCCGGAGCCGGGGACCGAGTCGACCTCTTCGACTTGATTGGCCACTTAGGCTACGGCTGGCCTCTCCTGAAGCGCTCGGAGCGGGCCACAGCTTGCATGAACCGCCTTTGGGATCATCCCCACGCGGATATCTGTTACTACCTCCTACACGTCTATACCCAAAAGGGGCTCGAGGCCATGCAACCCCTGGACATTCTCGACACCCCAGAGGCCAAGGACCGGGGCTTAGGTGGCTCGGACAAGGTCTTGGCCAAGGTCGGGGGGCTCAAGGCGTACCTGCAACTGCTGGACAGCCTCGAGGACCAACTCTATAGCGCTACGCCCACCCCGCTTGGCGAGAGCTAA
- a CDS encoding lipid II:glycine glycyltransferase FemX codes for MLRCEIITDPAHWNLIVASLPITSALQSWGWGEVKKLSGWKAERVAVYEGDSLVAAAQLLRKGYAGPLSMLYAPRGPALADLSYLSRVAEALKAWAKGAVYLKLEPEIGQPATEAAPRWPGLIQEETIQPEYSIWLDLTAGPETLLAGMSSMHKRNTKLAEKRVVTSIEGPEAFEEFWRLFVETNQRAKLMQHSKDYYRTVLQEMNQTEGKAFISISRQEGQALAAGLFVAFAGRVDYLYGGSTREHSEAKAPNGMHWGAIRWGIEHGYRIYDLWGVSASSQGSHAAGIDRFKEGFGGVRVRFPAYDLPLSPLYGPVKKALRLRKGLRNWRARGTTRDVLGG; via the coding sequence GTGTTGCGTTGCGAAATAATCACCGACCCCGCCCACTGGAACTTGATAGTGGCTTCGCTGCCCATCACCAGCGCGTTGCAGTCGTGGGGCTGGGGCGAGGTCAAAAAGCTCTCCGGCTGGAAGGCGGAGCGGGTGGCGGTCTATGAGGGAGATAGCCTGGTCGCGGCGGCCCAACTTTTACGCAAGGGCTATGCCGGGCCGCTCTCGATGCTCTATGCCCCGCGTGGCCCAGCCTTAGCCGATCTCTCCTACCTTTCCCGCGTGGCTGAGGCGCTAAAAGCTTGGGCAAAAGGAGCCGTCTACCTCAAGCTCGAGCCCGAAATTGGCCAACCTGCTACCGAAGCTGCTCCCCGCTGGCCGGGCTTGATCCAGGAAGAGACCATACAACCCGAATACTCTATCTGGCTCGATCTCACGGCAGGCCCCGAAACGCTGCTTGCGGGCATGAGCAGTATGCATAAGCGCAACACCAAACTGGCCGAGAAACGGGTAGTAACAAGTATTGAGGGACCGGAAGCGTTCGAGGAGTTCTGGAGGCTCTTCGTCGAAACCAACCAGCGGGCTAAGCTGATGCAGCATTCCAAAGACTACTACCGAACTGTCCTGCAGGAGATGAACCAGACTGAGGGGAAAGCCTTTATCTCGATCTCGAGGCAAGAAGGCCAAGCCTTGGCGGCGGGGTTATTTGTGGCTTTCGCTGGACGAGTAGATTACCTCTACGGTGGATCTACCCGGGAACACTCCGAAGCCAAAGCCCCCAACGGGATGCACTGGGGGGCCATCCGCTGGGGCATCGAGCACGGCTACCGCATCTACGACTTGTGGGGAGTCTCGGCGAGTTCTCAGGGCTCTCACGCAGCGGGGATCGACCGCTTCAAGGAGGGCTTTGGCGGGGTACGGGTGCGCTTTCCAGCGTATGATCTTCCCCTCTCGCCCCTGTATGGCCCGGTGAAAAAGGCCTTGCGCCTGCGCAAGGGCCTGCGCAACTGGCGGGCCCGGGGGACCACTCGCGACGTGTTGGGAGGCTGA
- a CDS encoding LCP family protein, whose protein sequence is MALTLLAGLAGAAWAYRLLHAVSGGAPPAELIRVVRDPEGFFPRNRVNLLIVGKDYNYTRQGIAYSKNARSDTIMLLSLDLQNGSAAAISVPRDTYVQAPDGVSGKINGTFARGGVELLKQTLERTFDIKIDHYVVLKDTAVKHIVDALGGVWVETIDAMRYDDSWGHLHIDLPKGRQFINGEQAVGFVRFRKSNEDAPPSKEEGDIRRTERQQQLLRAMAEQALQPNNLLRLDQIVNVALGEIETDLSRPQMMAIAARMGGRQGLSNLRTATLPGAGGTYGGVYLYYLDREKAQALVDWLIKGDPTAGNRLVEVSVLNASSRGGVARAAAGLLRQQGFSIQRTDTARERQETSTLIYKQAALEPQARAIQQLLHIPKLEKNPDYPVGGDVVLLVGNDLGTAMLERWANQ, encoded by the coding sequence GTGGCGCTAACACTGCTGGCAGGCCTAGCTGGGGCTGCATGGGCTTATCGGCTATTGCATGCGGTTTCGGGTGGGGCCCCCCCCGCTGAGCTGATCCGGGTGGTTCGCGATCCTGAGGGGTTTTTCCCCCGCAACCGGGTCAACCTGCTGATCGTAGGCAAGGACTACAACTACACCCGCCAGGGCATCGCCTACAGCAAAAACGCTCGCTCCGACACCATCATGCTGCTATCGCTGGATCTGCAAAATGGCAGCGCTGCGGCCATATCGGTGCCGCGCGACACCTATGTGCAAGCCCCTGACGGCGTCTCAGGGAAAATCAATGGCACGTTTGCGCGTGGGGGAGTCGAGCTGTTGAAACAGACCCTCGAGCGCACCTTCGATATCAAAATTGACCACTACGTGGTACTTAAAGACACCGCAGTCAAACACATCGTGGATGCTTTAGGCGGGGTCTGGGTCGAAACCATCGACGCCATGCGCTACGACGATAGCTGGGGCCACCTGCACATCGATCTGCCCAAAGGGCGACAGTTCATCAATGGGGAACAGGCGGTAGGCTTCGTACGTTTCCGAAAATCCAACGAAGACGCCCCGCCCAGCAAGGAAGAAGGCGACATTCGCCGCACCGAGCGGCAGCAGCAGCTGTTACGGGCAATGGCCGAACAAGCCTTGCAGCCGAACAATCTGTTGCGTCTGGACCAGATCGTCAATGTGGCCTTGGGCGAGATCGAGACCGACCTCTCGAGGCCCCAGATGATGGCCATCGCCGCCCGGATGGGAGGACGCCAGGGCCTGAGTAACCTGCGCACCGCTACCCTGCCCGGCGCCGGCGGAACCTATGGCGGGGTCTACCTCTACTACCTCGACCGTGAAAAGGCGCAAGCCTTGGTGGATTGGCTCATAAAAGGAGACCCCACTGCAGGAAATCGGCTGGTAGAAGTCAGCGTCTTGAACGCCAGCAGTAGAGGCGGGGTGGCACGGGCTGCTGCGGGTTTGCTCCGACAGCAAGGGTTCAGCATCCAACGTACCGACACTGCCCGCGAACGCCAGGAAACCTCCACCTTGATCTATAAACAGGCGGCTCTCGAGCCTCAAGCCAGAGCCATCCAGCAACTATTACACATCCCAAAACTAGAGAAAAACCCCGATTACCCGGTGGGGGGAGATGTGGTGCTGCTGGTGGGCAACGATCTGGGCACGGCGATGCTCGAGCGCTGGGCGAACCAGTAA